One region of Serinus canaria isolate serCan28SL12 chromosome 25, serCan2020, whole genome shotgun sequence genomic DNA includes:
- the LOC108964056 gene encoding olfactory receptor 14A16-like, protein MSNSSSISHFLLLALADTRQLQLLHFCLLLAISLAALLGNGLIISAVACGHHLHTPMFFFLLNLALTDLGSICTTVPKAMHNSLWDTRNISYKGCAAQLFFFLFFVSAEYFFLTIMCYDRSVSICKPLHYGTLLGSRACAHMAAAAWASGFLYSLLHTANTFSLPLCHGNALGQFFCEIPQILRLSCSKSYLRERGLIVFSLCLSLCCFVFIVFSYVQIIKAVLRIPSEQGRHKAFSTCLPHLAVVYLFISTGTLVYIKPPSMSSPSLDLALSVLYSVVPPALNPLIYSLRNQELKAAVWRLMIGWFQKH, encoded by the coding sequence atgtccaacagcagctccatcagccacttcctcctgctggcactggcagacacgcggcagctgcagctcctgcacttctgcctcttgctggccatctccctggctgccctcctgggcaacggcctcatcatcagcgccgtagcctgcggccaccacctgcacacgcccatgttcttcttcctgctcaacctggccctcactgacctgggctccatctgcaccactgtccccaaagccatgcacaattccctaTGGGACACCAGGAACATCTCCTACAAGGGATGTGCCgctcagctctttttctttcttttctttgtctcagCAGAGTATTTCTTCCTGACCATCATGTGCTACGACCGCTCtgtgtccatctgcaaacccctgcactacgggaccctcctgggcagcagagcttgtgcccacatggcagcagctgcctgggccagtggcTTTCTCTATtcactgctgcacacagccaatacattttccctgcccctgtgccatggcaatgccctgggccagttcttctgtgaaatcccacagatcctcaggctctcctgctccaaatcCTACCTCAGGGAACGTGGGCTCATTGTATTCTCCCTCTGTTTATCACtgtgttgttttgtgttcattgttttctcctatgtgcagatcatcaaggctgtgctgaggatcccctctgagcagggaaggcacaaagccttttctaCCTGCCTCCCTCACTTGGCCGTGGTATATCTGTTCATCAGCACTGGCACATTAGTCTACATCAAGCCCCCCTCCatgtcctccccatccctggatctggccctgtcagttctgtactcggtggtgcctccagccctgaaccccctcatctacagcttgaggaaccaggagctcaaggctgcagtgtggagaCTGATGATTGGATGGTTTCAGAAACATTAA